Proteins from a genomic interval of Ptychodera flava strain L36383 chromosome 7, AS_Pfla_20210202, whole genome shotgun sequence:
- the LOC139136993 gene encoding uncharacterized protein isoform X2, which yields MIQTGILLKLVFFLSAFALTVRADGTLYYQCGAALIPRSQIISCDGDNIYVSSPNNMNLVFRAGRDGEFKLGHSDFFQLLHQQEEILQNFTLINERLQRLEDIALSAPPVWAEAGNHGNLGTYPAGSTISLYINARDPDDGSVTYSKISGSLPDGVTLDTNSGRLYGIAPSIDASFSFGIRALDQHGKYADAAFSLDIRGPALSNNTDLEQSTMADDGPTVWSHECFDDSYCMNEGNCSAISDGPYSSMNCDCPSAYGGDRCEIYCLDNPIGLSDRSKFNDSQFTGQSTYSNYRYYPWYGRLHNNNAWRGTGRGAYLQISFQDLYKVFAVATQGDGLYSSYGVRHFKLYYSSDGDQFTVYTEYFEEKTFINTGGNVVKKNTLAFPPIMRAIRFYVVSNVIRATLRVEVYGCKVNE from the exons ATGATACAAACTGGAATATTACTGAAGCTAGTTTTCTTCCTCTCGGCATTCGCCCTGACAGTCAG GGCTGATGGAACTTTGTACTACCAATGCGGTGCAGCGTTGATACCCCGCTCTCAAATAATCAGCTGTGACGGTGACAACATCTATGTGTCCTCACCGAACAACATGAATCTGGTCTTCCGG GCTGGCAGGGATGGTGAATTCAAACTAGGCCACTCTGATTTCTTCCAATTACTGCATCAACAAGAGGAAATCTTGCAG AACTTCACCCTCATCAATGAACGGCTGCAGAGACTTGAAGACATCGCCCTCAGTGCGCCACCGGTATGGGCAGAGGCGGGTAACCATGGCAACCTGGGTACCTATCCGGCTGGATCTACCATATCACTCTACATCAACGCAAGG GACCCTGACGATGGGAGTGTCACTTACAGTAAGATATCTGGCAGTTTGCCCGACGGGGTCACCTTGGATACGAACTCTGGCAGACTATACGGAATAGCGCCCTCCATCGACGCTTCGTTTTCCTTCGGTATCCGAGCTTTGGACCAGCACGGAAAGTATGCAGACGCTGCCTTTAGCCTGGACATCAGAG GGCCTGCTTTGAGCAACAACACTGATCTAGAACAGTCCACAATGGCAGATGACGGGCCTACAG TCTGGTCACATGAATGCTTCGATGATAGCTACTGTATGAATGAAGGAAACTGTTCAGCAATAAGTGACGGTCCATACTCCTCGATGAACTGTGATTGTCCATCGGCTTATGGAGGTGACCGCTGTGAGATTT ATTGTTTAGACAATCCGATTGGTCTCTCCGACCGTTCTAAATTCAACGATTCCCAGTTCACCGGACAATCCACCTACTCCAACTACCGGTACTATCCGTGGTACGGACGCCTGCACAACAACAACGCATGGCGTGGAACTGGACGTGGTGCCTACCTGCAGATTTCCTTCCAagatctgtacaaagttttcgCTGTCGCGACGCAGGGTGATGGTCTTTATAGTTCCTATGGAGTCCGTCATTTCAAACTTTACTACAGCAGTGATGGCGACCAATTCACAGTTTATACAGAATACTTTGAAGAGAAG ACATTCATAAACACAGGTGGCAATGTTGTCAAGAAGAACACACTAGCCTTTCCACCAATCATGAGAGCCATACGTTTCTATGTAGTGAGCAACGTTATCAGAGCCACCTTGCGTGTCGAAGTCTACGGCTGCAAAGTGAACGAATAG
- the LOC139136993 gene encoding uncharacterized protein isoform X1, translating into MLQTGMLAKFVFVFSTLVFTVRADGTLYYQCGAALIPRSQIISCDGDNIYVSSPNNMNLVFRAGRDGEFKLGHSDFFQLLHQQEEILQNFTLINERLQRLEDIALSAPPVWAEAGNHGNLGTYPAGSTISLYINARDPDDGSVTYSKISGSLPDGVTLDTNSGRLYGIAPSIDASFSFGIRALDQHGKYADAAFSLDIRGPALSNNTDLEQSTMADDGPTVWSHECFDDSYCMNEGNCSAISDGPYSSMNCDCPSAYGGDRCEIYCLDNPIGLSDRSKFNDSQFTGQSTYSNYRYYPWYGRLHNNNAWRGTGRGAYLQISFQDLYKVFAVATQGDGLYSSYGVRHFKLYYSSDGDQFTVYTEYFEEKTFINTGGNVVKKNTLAFPPIMRAIRFYVVSNVIRATLRVEVYGCKVNE; encoded by the exons ATGTTACAGACAGGAATGTTGGCGAAGTTTGTGTTCGTCTTCTCAACACTCGTTTTTACGGTCAG GGCTGATGGAACTTTGTACTACCAATGCGGTGCAGCGTTGATACCCCGCTCTCAAATAATCAGCTGTGACGGTGACAACATCTATGTGTCCTCACCGAACAACATGAATCTGGTCTTCCGG GCTGGCAGGGATGGTGAATTCAAACTAGGCCACTCTGATTTCTTCCAATTACTGCATCAACAAGAGGAAATCTTGCAG AACTTCACCCTCATCAATGAACGGCTGCAGAGACTTGAAGACATCGCCCTCAGTGCGCCACCGGTATGGGCAGAGGCGGGTAACCATGGCAACCTGGGTACCTATCCGGCTGGATCTACCATATCACTCTACATCAACGCAAGG GACCCTGACGATGGGAGTGTCACTTACAGTAAGATATCTGGCAGTTTGCCCGACGGGGTCACCTTGGATACGAACTCTGGCAGACTATACGGAATAGCGCCCTCCATCGACGCTTCGTTTTCCTTCGGTATCCGAGCTTTGGACCAGCACGGAAAGTATGCAGACGCTGCCTTTAGCCTGGACATCAGAG GGCCTGCTTTGAGCAACAACACTGATCTAGAACAGTCCACAATGGCAGATGACGGGCCTACAG TCTGGTCACATGAATGCTTCGATGATAGCTACTGTATGAATGAAGGAAACTGTTCAGCAATAAGTGACGGTCCATACTCCTCGATGAACTGTGATTGTCCATCGGCTTATGGAGGTGACCGCTGTGAGATTT ATTGTTTAGACAATCCGATTGGTCTCTCCGACCGTTCTAAATTCAACGATTCCCAGTTCACCGGACAATCCACCTACTCCAACTACCGGTACTATCCGTGGTACGGACGCCTGCACAACAACAACGCATGGCGTGGAACTGGACGTGGTGCCTACCTGCAGATTTCCTTCCAagatctgtacaaagttttcgCTGTCGCGACGCAGGGTGATGGTCTTTATAGTTCCTATGGAGTCCGTCATTTCAAACTTTACTACAGCAGTGATGGCGACCAATTCACAGTTTATACAGAATACTTTGAAGAGAAG ACATTCATAAACACAGGTGGCAATGTTGTCAAGAAGAACACACTAGCCTTTCCACCAATCATGAGAGCCATACGTTTCTATGTAGTGAGCAACGTTATCAGAGCCACCTTGCGTGTCGAAGTCTACGGCTGCAAAGTGAACGAATAG